Proteins from a genomic interval of Candidatus Tumulicola sp.:
- a CDS encoding NAD(P)-binding domain-containing protein, translated as MATIAFFGMGMMGAPMAARLRSAGHDVRVWNRTLSKAQAWARDGGTACATPAEAAASAGAIHLMLADDAAVEAALDAALRSTQAGQTKALIVDHSTVSVAGARARAARLKSLGHSFLSAPVFGSPANVGKGEGLMLVAGDKAAYDGDAATLHQIIERHWYISEDNSEANAFKLMGNSMLVGITSALNEFYTIAKGCGIDAQRAFGFFDQFDPSGTIKLRGARMAKGDYAPSFTLAMVEKDVRLMIEAAALGGLPLPALEAIRKKLQRQIEAGHGNLDLAAMNYDIVPPPK; from the coding sequence ATGGCGACGATCGCATTTTTCGGCATGGGCATGATGGGTGCCCCGATGGCAGCGCGCTTGCGCAGCGCGGGCCACGACGTGCGCGTGTGGAACAGGACTCTTTCTAAGGCGCAAGCGTGGGCGCGAGATGGGGGCACTGCGTGCGCAACGCCGGCCGAGGCGGCGGCCAGCGCCGGCGCGATTCACCTGATGCTCGCAGATGACGCAGCGGTCGAAGCCGCGCTCGATGCGGCGCTGCGCTCCACTCAAGCCGGACAAACCAAGGCGCTCATCGTGGATCATTCGACGGTCTCGGTCGCCGGGGCGCGAGCGCGTGCGGCGCGACTGAAGTCGCTCGGTCATTCGTTCCTAAGCGCGCCGGTCTTCGGATCGCCTGCAAATGTCGGCAAGGGAGAGGGCCTGATGCTCGTGGCCGGCGATAAGGCCGCGTATGACGGCGATGCTGCGACGCTGCATCAGATCATCGAACGCCACTGGTACATCTCAGAGGACAATTCCGAAGCCAACGCGTTCAAGCTCATGGGGAACTCGATGCTCGTCGGCATAACGTCCGCGCTCAACGAGTTCTACACCATCGCCAAAGGATGCGGCATCGACGCGCAGCGCGCTTTCGGTTTTTTCGATCAGTTCGATCCGAGCGGCACGATCAAGTTGCGCGGCGCGCGCATGGCCAAGGGGGACTATGCTCCGTCGTTCACGCTGGCCATGGTGGAAAAAGACGTGCGCTTGATGATCGAGGCTGCGGCGCTGGGCGGGCTGCCCCTCCCCGCGCTTGAAGCGATCCGGAAGAAGCTGCAAAGGCAGATCGAGGCCGGGCACGGCAACCTCGATCTGGCCGCGATGAACTACGACATCGTCCCGCCACCAAAATAA
- a CDS encoding TonB-dependent receptor, which translates to MRDPVRLVSAVLVALCMLVCGWQSASAGTTGELAGKVTTENGAAVAGAKVTATSPSGNQSTTTDAQGRFAMISMTPDTYLVTASKDGFEPTSQPGVTVIADNTVTLTIALRPAIRTLGTVTVRSAGSLVKPGTTADVYSVNAVTQAKASALGGGGGLDSAYSAIAAVPGAVVPPGQSGWFQAIHIRGGDVDQVGYEFDGVPVLRSYDNYPTTNAATLGQQELQVYTGATPANSESQGLSGFINQVIKSGTYPGFSSLDLGVGSPVLYNKASFEVGGATPDRNFAYFVGIGLADADQRVVDNSNGAALSSLWGAPYGQMPCPGDATNLNFASCYPTGVGPGGWFLGPFNVALQNNLAASRISDRENIFNFHIGIPHHRDSGKDDIQVLYDASELFTTYYGSAMDWGIPFVQMVNAASSPPVTCPTESGGTAPCAGWPLVQGIVYKGAVDTQLATNYQALTVNYAFPNQPLTTLVDPSHRDGGSNGQGIYKLQYQRNFSPSSYLRIYGYTYYSDWYNNGPNGAWQSFIAPASADYELSNHTHGVSATFANQFNSQHLLTLQAAVIGATNYRMNNFTMFNNFGTFPFAYVVDSTHPKNGVCYDLTTAPAATPISCYNAKADAGGAGSFDLLQWASLNDAQNGVIPSLAGDTCGSGPCQWFVAENGFTGGANNQKPLFTSASITDQWRPSDRLTFNFGLRYDRFAFKGSDTSGGARDFWFSAWNKEACAPPIPGVSPTFKTDPTAACPVGQIPATLFNQPGATIASTVWQPRLGGTYSLTPDTVLRFSAGKYAEAPSSAYTQYNILDQDLPGFLGPTFYKYGFTGTSHPVGPEVSYNYDVSLEHHFRNSDVSFKLTPFYRKTNGQLANFFLDQKTNFVSGLNAGSQVATGVEFELNKGDFSRDGLSAIFSMAFTHSYETFSKLSSGGTVLDTINLAISGDAQTPGYNQYTKFCSTNFADARCGNLAAPAPFDVACYDGASPGTPDPTCATPNAIANPYWNAPAQPLFDPNAQYEPYSTLPGGFQSSANGYVWPTTATLLLSYKHDRFAITPSLQYFTGTRYGAPLETSGIDPATCGISAVATPIATDPRYPYGAPGGAAFDALNCSGTLTSIPNPYTKVFDNLGAFRNPSQLLGHLQLSYEMSAHMSLTLNVANIIDTCFGGDVRPWTALADHRVCSYSLPGYGGLVPSVGNVYNPGATFQPFVQYPYQQYFGTSPTAYYLALKIKM; encoded by the coding sequence ATGCGAGATCCAGTGCGGTTGGTGAGCGCCGTTCTTGTGGCGCTGTGCATGCTTGTGTGCGGATGGCAGTCCGCAAGCGCCGGTACGACAGGCGAGTTGGCCGGCAAGGTCACGACTGAAAACGGCGCCGCCGTCGCCGGCGCAAAGGTGACGGCAACTTCGCCGTCGGGCAATCAATCGACGACGACCGACGCGCAAGGCAGATTTGCGATGATCTCCATGACGCCCGATACTTACCTCGTCACCGCTTCGAAAGACGGCTTTGAGCCCACCAGCCAACCGGGCGTTACCGTCATCGCCGACAACACGGTCACGCTCACGATAGCGCTTCGTCCGGCGATCCGAACCCTTGGCACGGTAACGGTGAGGTCCGCCGGCTCGCTGGTTAAACCGGGAACGACCGCCGACGTGTATTCCGTCAATGCGGTCACGCAAGCAAAGGCATCGGCGCTCGGCGGCGGCGGCGGGCTCGACAGCGCGTACAGCGCCATCGCCGCTGTGCCCGGAGCGGTCGTGCCGCCGGGTCAGTCCGGCTGGTTCCAGGCGATCCATATCCGTGGCGGTGACGTGGATCAAGTCGGCTACGAATTTGACGGCGTTCCCGTGCTCCGTTCCTATGACAACTATCCGACCACCAACGCCGCGACGCTCGGGCAGCAAGAACTGCAGGTGTACACCGGCGCGACGCCCGCCAACTCGGAATCACAGGGTCTGTCAGGATTCATCAACCAGGTCATCAAGAGCGGGACCTATCCCGGTTTTTCGAGCCTCGACCTCGGTGTTGGTTCACCGGTGTTGTACAACAAGGCGAGTTTCGAAGTCGGGGGCGCGACGCCCGACCGCAATTTCGCATACTTCGTCGGCATCGGCTTGGCCGATGCGGATCAGCGCGTGGTCGACAACTCCAACGGCGCGGCTTTGAGTTCGCTTTGGGGTGCGCCCTACGGGCAAATGCCTTGCCCGGGCGATGCGACGAACTTGAATTTCGCTTCCTGCTACCCGACGGGCGTCGGGCCCGGAGGCTGGTTCCTGGGGCCGTTCAACGTGGCGCTGCAGAACAACCTAGCCGCCTCGCGCATCTCCGACCGCGAGAACATATTCAATTTCCACATCGGCATCCCGCATCACCGTGACTCGGGCAAGGACGATATCCAAGTCCTCTACGACGCCTCGGAACTGTTCACGACCTATTACGGCTCGGCGATGGACTGGGGCATCCCCTTCGTCCAGATGGTCAACGCCGCCAGTAGCCCCCCAGTTACTTGCCCAACCGAAAGTGGGGGTACGGCTCCGTGCGCGGGCTGGCCGTTGGTCCAAGGGATCGTGTACAAAGGCGCCGTTGATACGCAGCTGGCGACGAACTATCAAGCCTTGACGGTGAACTACGCCTTCCCCAATCAACCATTGACGACGCTCGTCGATCCGAGCCATCGTGACGGCGGTTCCAACGGTCAGGGCATCTACAAACTGCAGTATCAGCGCAACTTCAGTCCTTCTTCGTATCTACGGATCTATGGTTATACCTACTACTCGGATTGGTATAACAACGGCCCCAACGGCGCGTGGCAGAGCTTCATCGCGCCGGCGAGCGCCGACTACGAACTCTCCAACCACACGCACGGGGTGAGCGCGACCTTTGCGAACCAATTCAACTCGCAGCACCTGTTGACGCTGCAAGCCGCGGTCATCGGCGCGACCAACTATCGCATGAACAACTTCACGATGTTCAACAATTTCGGTACGTTCCCGTTTGCCTACGTGGTCGATTCGACGCACCCGAAAAACGGCGTGTGCTACGACTTGACCACGGCGCCGGCGGCGACGCCGATTTCGTGCTATAATGCCAAGGCCGACGCCGGCGGCGCTGGCTCGTTCGATCTACTTCAATGGGCCTCGCTCAACGACGCGCAGAACGGAGTGATCCCCAGCCTTGCCGGCGACACTTGCGGGTCGGGTCCGTGTCAATGGTTCGTCGCGGAGAACGGCTTTACGGGCGGCGCGAACAATCAGAAGCCGCTTTTCACCTCGGCATCCATCACCGACCAATGGCGCCCAAGCGACCGGCTGACGTTCAACTTCGGCCTTCGTTACGACCGCTTTGCCTTCAAAGGAAGCGACACGAGCGGCGGCGCTCGCGATTTCTGGTTCAGCGCGTGGAATAAAGAGGCGTGCGCGCCTCCGATCCCTGGCGTCTCCCCGACCTTCAAGACCGACCCGACGGCGGCGTGCCCAGTCGGCCAGATCCCGGCGACGCTCTTCAACCAGCCAGGCGCCACTATCGCCAGCACGGTATGGCAGCCGCGTCTTGGCGGGACGTACTCGCTGACGCCGGACACGGTCCTGCGCTTCTCGGCGGGCAAGTACGCTGAAGCCCCGAGCTCTGCCTACACGCAGTACAACATCCTCGACCAGGACCTGCCGGGCTTCCTTGGCCCGACGTTCTACAAATATGGATTCACCGGCACGAGCCACCCGGTCGGACCGGAGGTCTCCTACAACTACGACGTCTCCCTCGAGCACCATTTCCGCAACAGCGACGTCAGCTTCAAACTGACTCCGTTTTATCGCAAGACGAACGGGCAGCTCGCCAACTTCTTCTTGGACCAAAAGACCAACTTCGTATCCGGCCTGAACGCCGGCAGTCAAGTGGCGACCGGTGTGGAGTTCGAACTCAACAAGGGCGACTTCAGCCGCGACGGTCTCTCCGCCATATTCTCGATGGCGTTCACGCACAGCTACGAGACGTTCAGCAAGCTGTCGAGCGGCGGGACCGTCCTCGACACGATCAATCTCGCGATTTCCGGCGATGCTCAAACCCCTGGCTACAATCAGTACACCAAATTCTGCTCGACGAACTTCGCAGATGCGCGCTGCGGCAACTTGGCGGCGCCGGCGCCCTTCGATGTGGCGTGTTACGATGGAGCGTCTCCGGGGACGCCCGATCCGACGTGCGCCACCCCCAATGCGATCGCCAATCCGTACTGGAACGCCCCGGCTCAGCCGCTCTTCGATCCGAACGCGCAGTACGAACCGTACAGCACGCTGCCCGGAGGATTCCAGTCGTCCGCGAATGGCTATGTCTGGCCGACGACGGCGACGCTGCTGCTCTCCTACAAGCACGACCGCTTTGCGATCACGCCGTCACTGCAGTACTTCACCGGAACACGTTACGGCGCGCCGCTTGAGACATCGGGCATCGACCCGGCCACGTGCGGTATCTCCGCCGTTGCCACACCCATCGCCACCGATCCACGCTATCCCTACGGCGCGCCTGGCGGCGCAGCATTCGACGCCCTGAATTGCTCGGGGACGCTGACGTCGATTCCAAACCCGTACACGAAGGTGTTCGACAATCTCGGAGCGTTCCGCAATCCAAGCCAACTGCTCGGACACCTGCAGTTGAGCTATGAGATGTCGGCGCACATGTCGCTCACGCTCAACGTCGCCAACATCATCGACACGTGCTTCGGCGGCGACG
- a CDS encoding pyridoxal-phosphate dependent enzyme: MPDFAPATSNHTRVLPLPTPEIARAARQRIANYVRRTPTVAAGGTAYKFEFQQVTGSFKPRGAFNAALQLDAAARERGIVGVSGGNHGLAIAHVGKRLGIHATVLMPQTTPPFVVERARADGAEVVLTATIAEAFKTAHERQADGQALIHPFDNEHVMAGQGTIGLELLEDLPDLATLVISIGGGGLISGIASVVKAMRPEVKIYGVETEGADAMRKALDAGWPVTLPAITSIARTLGAPSVSDTTLAATKALAEDVVVVSDAEAVRSILEIQDQLNVSVEPAASCCNAALRLGRIPRAAAGTTAVLLCGGNVTSEEVAAWREAFL, from the coding sequence ATGCCGGACTTTGCTCCGGCGACCTCCAACCACACCCGCGTGCTTCCGCTGCCAACGCCCGAGATCGCACGCGCCGCGCGACAGCGCATCGCGAACTACGTGCGCCGTACTCCTACGGTTGCCGCCGGCGGCACCGCGTACAAATTCGAGTTTCAGCAAGTCACCGGCTCGTTCAAGCCACGCGGCGCGTTCAACGCCGCGCTGCAACTGGATGCCGCTGCGCGCGAACGCGGCATCGTCGGTGTGAGCGGCGGCAACCACGGGCTCGCGATCGCCCATGTCGGCAAACGGCTGGGCATTCACGCGACCGTGCTCATGCCGCAAACCACGCCGCCTTTTGTGGTGGAGCGCGCCCGCGCCGACGGCGCCGAGGTGGTGCTCACCGCCACTATCGCCGAGGCGTTCAAGACGGCGCACGAGCGACAAGCTGACGGTCAGGCCTTGATCCATCCGTTCGACAACGAGCACGTGATGGCCGGGCAAGGCACGATCGGCTTGGAATTGCTCGAGGACCTGCCCGACCTCGCAACGCTCGTGATCTCGATCGGCGGCGGCGGCTTGATCTCCGGCATCGCATCGGTCGTCAAAGCGATGCGCCCGGAGGTCAAGATCTACGGCGTCGAGACGGAAGGCGCTGATGCGATGCGCAAGGCGCTGGACGCAGGCTGGCCCGTCACCTTGCCCGCGATCACCTCCATCGCCCGTACGCTCGGCGCACCAAGCGTCAGCGATACGACGCTGGCCGCCACGAAGGCGCTGGCGGAAGACGTCGTCGTGGTATCAGATGCGGAAGCGGTGCGCTCGATTCTCGAGATCCAAGATCAACTCAACGTGAGCGTGGAACCGGCGGCGTCGTGTTGCAATGCCGCGCTTCGTTTGGGCCGAATACCCCGCGCGGCCGCCGGCACAACTGCCGTGCTGCTATGCGGCGGCAACGTGACGTCCGAGGAGGTCGCCGCGTGGCGGGAGGCGTTCCTCTAA
- a CDS encoding cupin domain-containing protein, which yields METSIVAKAADHPRVAGDAALLLARGSASVMYYVPRGTDTQQPHEQDELYIVDRGSGWFVTPDGRVQVGPGDAIFIAARAVHRFEDFSDDFGTWVVFYGPKGGEQ from the coding sequence ATGGAAACAAGCATTGTCGCGAAAGCGGCGGATCATCCGCGCGTGGCGGGCGACGCCGCGCTGCTCTTAGCGCGCGGATCGGCCTCGGTCATGTACTACGTACCCCGTGGAACCGATACGCAGCAGCCCCACGAACAAGACGAGTTGTATATCGTCGATCGCGGCTCAGGCTGGTTCGTGACGCCCGACGGGCGGGTTCAGGTAGGTCCGGGCGACGCGATTTTCATCGCAGCGCGGGCAGTGCATCGTTTTGAGGACTTCAGCGACGACTTCGGCACGTGGGTCGTGTTCTATGGGCCTAAGGGAGGCGAGCAGTAG
- a CDS encoding tyrosine-type recombinase/integrase: MLRHTAATLMLSQGIHPKVVQERLGHASIALTLDTYSHSIPTLQRDAAVKMDELLGAACEA; the protein is encoded by the coding sequence GTGCTTCGGCACACCGCCGCAACGCTGATGCTGTCGCAGGGCATACACCCGAAGGTCGTCCAGGAGCGGCTTGGACATGCGAGTATCGCCCTCACGTTGGATACGTATTCGCATAGCATTCCAACGTTGCAACGAGACGCCGCCGTCAAGATGGACGAGCTGCTTGGAGCTGCCTGTGAGGCCTGA